A portion of the Paenibacillus marchantiae genome contains these proteins:
- a CDS encoding HlyD family efflux transporter periplasmic adaptor subunit gives MKIKAGLYIGIAMVLIVGGSLLAVKGKDAVSQAESRKQGMLEAEQTTLFYQNSPGAIVEAGASAGGSVKKGEVLFKVKSAGEGDVDVLAPYDGLVDRVAVKQGDQVQAGVPLAVLQKKNYYTDLYIQESEVQKLEVNQAIDVHFPYLDQPTQVSGVVTSISSAPQFASLRMSREKGQADLSMFLVRISMDSNADLLPGMTAEVKLDEITD, from the coding sequence ATGAAGATAAAAGCAGGTCTGTATATAGGAATTGCGATGGTGCTCATTGTTGGAGGCTCACTTCTGGCTGTTAAAGGCAAGGATGCTGTAAGTCAGGCCGAGAGCAGGAAACAAGGCATGCTTGAGGCAGAACAAACGACATTGTTTTATCAGAATAGTCCTGGGGCGATTGTAGAGGCGGGTGCGTCTGCAGGTGGCTCCGTGAAGAAGGGAGAGGTGCTATTCAAAGTGAAGTCAGCTGGGGAAGGAGATGTGGATGTACTCGCACCGTATGATGGTTTGGTTGACCGAGTTGCTGTAAAGCAGGGAGATCAAGTACAAGCAGGAGTGCCGCTGGCGGTTCTGCAAAAGAAAAATTACTATACGGACCTCTACATCCAGGAAAGTGAAGTTCAAAAGCTTGAAGTGAATCAAGCCATAGATGTTCATTTTCCCTATTTGGATCAGCCAACACAGGTGAGTGGAGTTGTTACTTCCATCTCATCTGCCCCACAATTCGCGAGCTTGCGCATGTCACGAGAAAAGGGGCAAGCCGATCTAAGTATGTTTCTGGTCCGAATATCGATGGATTCGAATGCTGATTTGCTTCCGGGGATGACAGCAGAGGTGAAACTTGATGAAATCACTGATTGA
- a CDS encoding SF0329 family protein translates to MSWSKLKQQLESFLSPTLVGTVEYRATSYRYLPDKSGDCYITVDKKNVLNMSDTTTPIRWYQTEQEIKNDPEIMIPVSHEEIEAVRKETKGTVPEDRLQVIARSRKSSGHAKELLSAQAVLSKSNFTIVATTFLSTSIEDNLESNDILLNILALIDRRVGKKRILNMSEQIKLKHPAVQYFYELRRRTL, encoded by the coding sequence ATGTCCTGGAGTAAATTGAAGCAGCAACTGGAGAGTTTCCTTAGTCCCACGTTAGTTGGAACCGTCGAATACCGGGCAACCAGCTACCGTTATTTACCTGATAAATCAGGCGATTGTTATATTACTGTAGATAAAAAGAATGTACTCAACATGAGTGATACAACAACCCCAATCCGATGGTATCAGACGGAGCAGGAGATCAAGAACGACCCGGAGATCATGATTCCTGTGAGCCATGAAGAGATTGAAGCCGTCAGAAAAGAAACCAAAGGGACCGTTCCAGAGGATCGTCTTCAAGTCATAGCAAGAAGCAGAAAAAGCTCAGGGCATGCCAAAGAGCTCCTTTCTGCGCAGGCCGTATTAAGTAAATCGAATTTTACTATTGTAGCGACTACGTTTTTATCTACTTCGATAGAGGATAATCTGGAGAGCAACGATATCTTGTTGAATATTCTGGCTTTGATAGACAGACGAGTGGGCAAAAAACGAATTCTAAATATGTCTGAGCAGATAAAGTTAAAGCATCCAGCTGTGCAGTATTTTTATGAGTTGCGGCGTAGAACGTTGTGA
- a CDS encoding DNA alkylation repair protein → MNLEEVMQELEALGKERTKKIYMSNGAQEPLFGVATGAMKPIAKKIKKDQPLAELLYATGNYDAMYFAGVIADPQAMTEADFDRWIDAAYFYMISDFIVSVTLAETDIAQAVSDKWIASGDELKMSAGWSCYCWLLGSRPDSEFSENKMMEMLEQVKKTIHESPERTKYSMNNFLYTVATSYQPLHDQAVETAKAVGPVEVDKDKPKSKFLQASENIQKAVEKGRTGFKRKYVRC, encoded by the coding sequence ATGAATTTGGAAGAGGTTATGCAGGAGCTTGAAGCGCTTGGGAAAGAACGAACAAAGAAAATATATATGTCCAATGGTGCTCAGGAACCGCTTTTTGGAGTAGCTACTGGAGCGATGAAACCAATCGCGAAGAAAATAAAAAAGGATCAGCCTTTGGCTGAGCTGCTTTACGCTACGGGAAACTATGATGCCATGTATTTTGCTGGTGTGATAGCCGATCCCCAAGCGATGACGGAAGCTGATTTTGACCGTTGGATTGATGCTGCTTATTTTTACATGATCTCTGACTTCATCGTATCCGTCACGCTGGCAGAGACAGATATTGCCCAAGCGGTTTCGGACAAGTGGATTGCGAGCGGGGATGAATTGAAAATGTCTGCAGGCTGGAGCTGTTATTGCTGGTTACTCGGTAGCCGACCGGATAGCGAATTCTCCGAAAATAAAATGATGGAGATGCTCGAACAGGTAAAAAAGACGATTCACGAATCTCCGGAACGAACGAAATATTCGATGAACAACTTCCTTTACACCGTCGCGACATCCTATCAACCGCTGCACGACCAGGCCGTGGAGACAGCCAAGGCCGTGGGACCTGTTGAAGTCGACAAGGACAAACCTAAGAGCAAGTTCCTGCAAGCTTCCGAAAATATTCAAAAGGCAGTGGAAAAAGGGCGAACTGGGTTCAAGCGTAAATATGTAAGGTGCTGA
- a CDS encoding cobalamin-independent methionine synthase II family protein, with the protein MTDKFQIVGSLLRPDELLTYKTQIEHRDDIKYPFYESFEGYEKCETEAIKQVVKKEIEHDLSIITDGEFSKSMWHLDFVWGFGGVERYIADHGYFFRDVDGSSKYETRKDIGLRITGELSGKNHHFIQLFKQLQDTAGDQQTKLCVPSPSHIFGELSWSDNIGGTDAVYQNIQELKAGLVKAYKEFVKEFAAVGGKILQMDDCLWELFADDNPNSPFTGEHINQEEVQGLATEFIDINNTVIDFGHSLGLKMWTHNCRGNYDSRNMGGGSYAKIANLFLKQLKYDRFFLEWDDDRAGSIEALEVFKDRPETEIVLGLLSSKTNTLDDEERVIRLLDEASKIIDKDRLLLSHQCGFASCDGGNELSEAEQWAKIVQGQKIAKQYWEN; encoded by the coding sequence ATGACTGATAAGTTCCAGATCGTAGGTAGTTTGTTGCGTCCTGATGAGCTGCTGACATATAAAACGCAAATTGAACATCGTGATGATATCAAATATCCATTCTATGAAAGTTTTGAAGGTTATGAAAAATGCGAGACTGAGGCCATCAAACAAGTGGTGAAAAAAGAAATCGAGCATGACCTGTCGATTATTACAGATGGAGAGTTCTCCAAATCGATGTGGCATCTGGATTTTGTGTGGGGCTTTGGTGGAGTTGAGCGTTATATTGCAGACCATGGCTATTTTTTCCGTGATGTGGATGGCTCTTCAAAATATGAAACACGTAAAGATATTGGGCTGCGCATAACTGGCGAATTGAGCGGTAAAAATCATCATTTCATTCAACTGTTCAAACAACTGCAAGACACGGCGGGTGACCAGCAAACGAAACTTTGCGTTCCGTCCCCATCCCATATTTTTGGTGAACTCTCCTGGTCCGATAATATCGGCGGTACGGACGCTGTTTATCAGAATATTCAGGAGCTCAAAGCGGGTCTTGTGAAAGCATATAAGGAATTTGTTAAAGAATTCGCTGCGGTAGGCGGTAAAATCCTGCAAATGGATGACTGCTTGTGGGAGCTGTTTGCAGACGACAACCCGAACTCTCCGTTTACAGGGGAGCACATTAATCAAGAGGAAGTACAGGGTCTCGCTACCGAATTCATTGATATTAACAATACAGTGATTGACTTCGGTCATAGCCTGGGCTTGAAAATGTGGACACATAATTGCCGCGGCAATTATGATTCTCGCAACATGGGCGGTGGATCTTACGCGAAAATCGCTAACCTGTTCCTGAAGCAGTTGAAATATGATCGTTTCTTCCTGGAGTGGGATGATGATCGTGCGGGTTCTATCGAAGCCCTGGAGGTTTTCAAGGACAGACCTGAAACGGAAATCGTATTAGGCTTGTTGTCATCTAAGACCAATACACTTGATGATGAAGAGCGCGTAATCCGTCTGCTTGATGAAGCTTCCAAGATTATCGATAAGGATCGTCTGTTGCTTTCGCACCAATGCGGCTTTGCATCCTGCGATGGCGGTAACGAACTAAGCGAAGCTGAGCAATGGGCCAAAATCGTTCAAGGTCAAAAGATTGCCAAGCAATACTGGGAAAACTAA
- the lpdA gene encoding dihydrolipoyl dehydrogenase yields the protein MSKLESVDTLVIGSGPGGYVAALRSSQLGMKTAIVERQQLGGVCTHVGCIPSKALIAESHRHDLFRQFNQADAAATFKIAQDFKQGVVNKQAGGVHYLLKTANVTIFEGEASLVDEHTAMIQQAGQEQSISFKNLILATGSRPIELPAFPVGGRILSSTEALSLQEVPSSLVVIGGGYIGVELGQMYAKFGTKVTILEGGAQVLPGFEAELAAPVVKQLKADGIHIVTGAIAEKVEQKADSITLHYSKNQEQHQVTAEYVLVTIGRKPNTDGQLGLERIGVSVTNKGLIETDEQCRTVIPHIYAIGDITAGPTLAHKASYEAKVAAEAIAGLTSKVDYKVIPLVVFSDPELSSVGVSETQAKAQAIPVVIGKSSFGINGRALALRETEGFVKIVADPTSGIVIGAQIVGVEASTLISELTLAIEMGATVEDLAMTIHPHPTLGEVIMEAAENAVTKMKKQK from the coding sequence ATGAGTAAGCTTGAATCTGTAGATACGTTAGTTATTGGATCAGGTCCGGGAGGATATGTGGCGGCGCTTCGTTCTTCACAGCTGGGGATGAAGACGGCAATCGTCGAACGTCAACAGCTCGGCGGGGTCTGCACGCATGTGGGGTGCATACCATCCAAAGCATTAATTGCGGAATCACATCGCCATGATTTGTTCAGACAGTTCAATCAAGCTGACGCGGCAGCGACATTTAAGATTGCACAGGATTTCAAGCAGGGGGTTGTGAATAAACAGGCAGGTGGCGTCCACTATTTGTTAAAGACTGCGAATGTGACCATTTTCGAAGGCGAGGCCAGTCTGGTGGATGAGCACACAGCGATGATCCAGCAAGCTGGACAGGAGCAGAGCATTTCTTTTAAAAACCTCATACTGGCAACAGGATCTCGTCCAATTGAGCTGCCAGCATTTCCAGTTGGAGGTCGTATCTTATCTTCCACAGAAGCACTGTCTCTGCAGGAGGTTCCGAGTAGTCTGGTTGTGATCGGCGGAGGGTATATTGGTGTGGAACTTGGACAGATGTATGCCAAATTCGGAACAAAGGTAACGATTCTGGAGGGTGGAGCACAAGTATTGCCCGGATTCGAGGCGGAACTTGCAGCACCTGTAGTCAAACAATTGAAGGCGGATGGCATACACATCGTAACCGGAGCGATTGCTGAAAAGGTGGAGCAGAAGGCTGATTCCATTACACTGCATTATTCGAAAAATCAAGAGCAGCACCAAGTCACGGCGGAATATGTATTGGTCACAATCGGCAGGAAACCCAATACAGACGGCCAGTTAGGACTGGAACGCATAGGTGTGTCCGTAACGAACAAGGGACTGATTGAGACGGATGAACAGTGCAGGACGGTTATTCCGCACATTTATGCCATTGGAGATATTACGGCTGGTCCGACACTCGCTCACAAGGCCTCCTATGAAGCAAAAGTAGCAGCAGAGGCCATTGCGGGTCTTACCTCCAAAGTGGATTATAAGGTGATCCCGCTTGTCGTCTTTTCTGATCCGGAGCTATCCAGTGTTGGAGTAAGTGAGACGCAAGCCAAAGCACAGGCCATTCCGGTGGTTATCGGAAAATCTTCTTTTGGGATCAACGGAAGAGCATTGGCATTAAGGGAAACCGAAGGATTTGTGAAAATAGTGGCTGATCCAACCTCGGGAATTGTCATAGGTGCGCAAATCGTTGGCGTGGAGGCGTCCACACTGATATCGGAGCTCACACTTGCAATTGAGATGGGCGCAACCGTAGAAGATCTGGCCATGACGATTCACCCTCATCCCACGTTGGGAGAAGTGATTATGGAGGCTGCCGAGAACGCGGTCACCAAAATGAAAAAGCAAAAATAG
- a CDS encoding TetR/AcrR family transcriptional regulator encodes MPYPKGHKIKVRGKIVESAARAFRTNGIQDVSVPFIMKGAGLTHGGFYSHFDNKEQLVAEACEYAISDTIALLQKVADQEEQNPKINTVIDYYLSPYHRDKTEMSCIFPALSGEISRSSEEVRQVFTHELERMVTFISNLADMDVSKSRALFSTLVGSLVLARSVNDPELSDSFLAAGRQQAKELVRSN; translated from the coding sequence ATGCCCTATCCCAAAGGCCATAAAATAAAAGTACGAGGTAAAATTGTTGAGAGTGCGGCTCGGGCTTTTCGTACCAATGGTATTCAGGACGTCAGTGTACCGTTCATTATGAAGGGAGCCGGATTGACTCATGGAGGGTTTTATTCACACTTTGACAACAAGGAACAGTTGGTCGCCGAAGCCTGTGAATATGCCATTAGCGATACCATCGCACTTCTTCAGAAAGTCGCGGATCAGGAAGAGCAGAACCCCAAAATCAATACAGTCATCGATTATTATCTCAGTCCCTATCACCGTGATAAAACGGAAATGAGCTGCATTTTCCCTGCCCTTTCCGGCGAAATATCCCGCTCTTCCGAAGAGGTTAGGCAGGTATTCACTCATGAACTGGAGCGGATGGTCACTTTTATCTCCAATCTGGCAGATATGGATGTATCCAAAAGTCGTGCACTGTTTAGTACATTAGTCGGCTCGCTTGTTCTTGCACGCTCTGTTAATGATCCTGAACTAAGCGACAGCTTTCTCGCGGCGGGCAGGCAGCAAGCCAAAGAATTGGTTAGAAGTAATTAA
- a CDS encoding putative holin-like toxin, whose translation MLMLTFGLLIVALLSNKDK comes from the coding sequence ATGCTAATGCTTACCTTCGGTTTGCTGATTGTAGCGCTGCTGTCCAATAAAGACAAATAG
- a CDS encoding tRNA dihydrouridine synthase: MKENFWCDLPRPFFILAPMEDVTDVVFRHVVSEAGRPDVFFTEFANTESYCHPEGNKSVRGRLTFTEDEQPIVAHIWGDKPEFFREMSIGMAKEGFKGIDINMGCPVANVAENGKGSGLICRPALAAEIIQAAKAGGLPVSVKTRLGFTEVDEWRDWLTHILQQDIVNLSIHLRTREEMSKVDAHWELIPEIKKLRDEIAPNTLLTINGDIPDRATGLKLAEQYGVDGIMIGRGIFQNPFAFEKDPREHTTEEYLHLLRLHLDLHDQYSDLEPRSFSPLARFFKIYVRGFRGASELRNSLMNAKTTTRVRELLDEFGSKDYDGVEENE, translated from the coding sequence GATTTGCCACGACCGTTTTTTATACTGGCACCCATGGAAGATGTGACGGACGTAGTGTTTCGGCATGTCGTTAGTGAGGCGGGCAGACCGGATGTGTTTTTTACGGAGTTTGCGAATACAGAGAGTTATTGTCACCCGGAGGGGAACAAAAGTGTCCGCGGGCGTTTGACGTTTACAGAAGATGAACAGCCGATTGTGGCACATATTTGGGGAGACAAGCCGGAGTTCTTCCGCGAGATGAGCATCGGCATGGCAAAAGAGGGTTTCAAAGGCATCGACATTAATATGGGTTGTCCTGTAGCCAATGTGGCAGAGAATGGGAAGGGGAGCGGTCTGATCTGCCGTCCTGCCCTTGCAGCGGAAATCATTCAGGCGGCTAAAGCCGGAGGACTGCCCGTAAGTGTAAAAACAAGGCTTGGGTTCACCGAGGTGGACGAATGGCGCGACTGGTTAACTCATATTTTGCAGCAGGACATTGTAAATTTATCCATTCACCTGCGGACAAGAGAAGAGATGAGCAAAGTCGATGCGCACTGGGAGCTGATCCCGGAGATCAAGAAACTTCGGGACGAGATTGCACCGAATACGCTGCTAACCATTAATGGAGATATTCCTGACCGTGCGACCGGACTCAAACTCGCCGAGCAGTACGGTGTGGATGGCATTATGATTGGACGCGGCATTTTCCAGAATCCGTTTGCTTTTGAAAAGGACCCAAGGGAGCATACCACGGAGGAGTACCTTCATCTTCTGCGACTGCACCTAGATCTGCATGATCAGTATTCAGATCTTGAACCGCGTTCGTTCAGCCCGCTGGCCCGCTTTTTCAAAATCTACGTCCGTGGATTCCGCGGGGCAAGTGAGCTGAGAAATAGCTTGATGAACGCCAAAACAACGACTAGAGTAAGGGAATTGCTCGATGAATTTGGTAGCAAGGATTATGATGGGGTAGAGGAAAATGAATAG